A genomic stretch from Gallus gallus isolate bGalGal1 chromosome 13, bGalGal1.mat.broiler.GRCg7b, whole genome shotgun sequence includes:
- the HRH2 gene encoding histamine H2 receptor, protein MDPCSNLTDPSKTMDFPLQLLVGSCLALLITFTLCGNIIVCLAVTLDRRLRSLTNCIIVSLAITDLLLALLVLPFSAYYELTSEWPFSSTLCNIYLSLDVMLCTASILNLFIISLDRYFAVTTPLRYQQLVTRSRVAVGLVVIWTVSLMVSFLPIHLGWNTNGTMVQNTTPNCTRECKLEVNSVYGLVDSLLTFYIPLVIMCITYYRIFKIAREQAKRINHTWCCSSNGPMPPMVKEHKATVTLAVVMGAFIICWFPYFTVFTYRGVWGDSSVKGIPMSIVLWLGYANSALNPILYGTFNRDFRVAYQHLLQCWRTGDPKSSLQKGQPRGRSCGESLDGQEGKCLKLEMRNGKGTLLADGALQSDGAFP, encoded by the exons ATGGATCCATGTAGCAACCTCACAGACCCTTCAAAAACCATGGACTtccccctgcagctgctggtcgggtcctgcctggccctgctcATCACATTCACTCTCTGTGGTAACATCATTGTGTGCCTGGCCGTCACTCTGGACCGCCGGCTCCGCAGCCTGACCAACTGCATCATCGTCTCGTTGGCCATCACCGacctgctgctggccctgctggtgctgccctTCTCCGCCTACTATGAGCTCACCAGCGAGTGGCCCTTCAGCAGCACGTTGTGCAACATCTACCTCAGCCTGGATGTCATGCTGTGCACGGCCTCCATCCTCAACCTCTTCATCATCAGCCTGGACCGCTACTTCGCCGTCACCACCCCGCTGCGCTACCAGCAGCTGGTCACCCGGTCCCGCGTGGCCGTGGGCTTGGTTGTTATTTGGACAGTTTCACTGATGGtctccttcctccccatccACCTGGGGTGGAATACCAATGGGACGATGGTCCAGAACACAACACCCAACTGCACCAGGGAGTGCAAGCTGGAGGTGAACTCTGTGTACGGGCTGGTGGACTCCTTGCTCACCTTCTACATCCCTCTGGTCATCATGTGCATCACCTACTACAGGATATTCAAGATAGCGAGGGAGCAGGCCAAGAGGATAAACCACAcgtggtgctgcagcagcaacgGCCCCATGCCACCCATGGTGAAGGAGCACAAAGCCACCGTGACGCTGGCAGTGGTAATGGGAGCCTTCATCATCTGCTGGTTCCCCTACTTCACGGTATTCACGTACCGAGGGGTGTGGGGGGACAGCAGCGTGAAAGGCATACCTATGTCCATCGTCCTCTGGCTGGGCTATGCCAACTCAGCACTGAACCCCATCCTCTATGGGACGTTCAACAGAGATTTTCGGGTGGCATACCAGCACTTGTTGCAATGCTGGAGGACAGGGGACCCCAAGAGCTCCCTACAGAAGGGTCAGCCCCGGGGCAGGAGCTGCGGGGAGAGCCTGGAtgggcaggaggggaaatgccTGAAGCTGGAGATGAGGAACGGGAAGGGCACCTTGCTGGCagatggagccctgcagag TGACGGAGCTTTCCCGTGA